In Malassezia japonica chromosome 2, complete sequence, one DNA window encodes the following:
- the GDA1 gene encoding guanosine-diphosphatase (SECRETED:SignalP(1-24); COG:F; EggNog:ENOG503NV8S; BUSCO:EOG09261EAB), with amino-acid sequence MDRVAIPLALLLIIVPMQLHLNLSAILHDKALELGREVRNPVAALTHHNDVAPFVDVSGSARQRPAVHADGTRTERCETAPPVYDVHGKQRPLVQYAIMMDAGSTGSRIHVYKFNYCKASPELEFEHFDHIEPGLSSYKTDAAGAANSLRPLLDGALKLIPPSLHACTPISLKATAGLRLLPGTQSTEIIHAVRSLLETQYPFRVADEQNEIGQRNQRGVEIMDGREEGVYAWITVNYLLNLIGSEGPPGGKPPRTAAVLDLGGGSTQIVFEPHMKDPSQGMLPGEHVYHLKDFENASFTLYQNSYLGYGLKQARQSVNSLTAFMYLIAHSDSLQVNREAGGGPASWEQLTADNARIPSPCYTANATKRSPIVHPGGTATKELTFVGTVGGFDACQRLVEVMMDKDAECRMEPCSFAGVYQPSMSHAFTDSAIVALSYFYDRIAPLGLGPTFSIGELGTLAERVCSPPSEWAKFRSPAFSPEALEELKQRPDYCLDLTFMHTLFRLGYELDDKRKVTLAKKIGEFELGWALGAQLAVLQQGVLCK; translated from the exons ATGGACCGTGTGGCAATCC CGCTCGCATTGCTGCTCATTATTGTGCCGATGCAGCTGCACCTGAACCTGTCGGCGATTCTGCacgacaaggcgctcgagctgggaCGCGAAGTGCGCAAcccggtcgcggcgcttaCGCACCATAACGACGTCGCACCGTTCGTGGACGTGTCTGGATCGGCGCGTCAGCGGCCGGCCGTGCATGCAGATGgcacgcgcaccgagcggtGCGAgactgcgccgccggtgtACGACGTGCATGGCAAACAGCGGCCCTTGGTCCAGTACGCGATCATGATGGACGCGGGCAGCACGGGCAGCCGCATCCATGTGTACAAGTTCAACTACTGCAAGGCCTCGCCTGAGCTCGAGTTTGAGCACTTTGACCACATCGAGCCCGGCCTCTCGTCGTACAAGACGGAtgctgcaggcgccgccAACTCGCTCCGCCCGCTGCTGGACGGCGCGTTGAAGCTCATTCCCCCGTCGCTGCATGCATGCACTCCAATCTCGCTCAAGGCCACCGCCGGCCTGCGTCTTCTGCCGGGCACGCAAAGTACCGAGATTATTCACGCAGTACGCAgcctgctcgagacgcaATACCCCTTCCGCGTCGCTGACGAACAGAACGAGATTGGGCAGCGCAACCAGCGGGGTGTAGAGATCATGGACGGACGCGAAGAGGGCGTGTACGCATGGATCACGGTCAACTACCTGCTAAACCTGATCGGCTCGGAAGggccgcccggcggcaagccgccgcgcactgccgcggtcctcgacctgggcggcggctcgaCACAGATTGTCTTTGAGCCGCACATGAAGGACCCGAGTCAGGGCATGCTCCCGGGCGAGCACGTCTACCACCTGAAGGACTTTGAAAATGCCTCGTTCACGCTCTACCAAAACTCCTACTTGGGCTATGGCTTGAAGCAGGCGCGGCAGTCGGTCAACTCGCTTACCGCTTTTATGTACCTCATTGCGCACTCGGACTCGCTGCAGGTGAACCGGGAGGCGGGCGGCGGACCTGCGTCCTGGGAACAGCTCACGGCCGACAATGCCCGCATCCCGAGCCCTTGCTACACCGCGAATGCGACCAagcgctcgccgatcgTGCACCCCGGCGGCACCGCGACCAAGGAGCTGACCTTTGTCGGTACGGTCGGCGGATTCGATGCGtgccagcgcctcgtcgaagTCATGATGGACAAAGACGCCGAATGCCGCATGGAGCCGTGCTCGTTCGCTGGTGTGTACCAGCCCTCGATGTCGCACGCGTTTACCGACTCGGCAATCGTTGCGCTCTCCTACTTTTACGACCGCATCGCTCCGCTTGGACTGGGTCCGACGTTTAGCATTGGCGaactcggcacgctcgccgagcgcgtgtgTTCGCCGCCTTCGGAATGGGCCAAGTTCCGCTCGCCGGCTTtctcgcccgaggcgctcgaagAGCTCAAGCAGCGCCCAGATTACTGCCTGGACCTGACCTTTATGCATACGCTCTTCCGTCTCGGCtacgagctcgacgacaaGCGCAAGGTCACGCTCGCCAAGAAGATTGGCGAGTTTGAACTCGGCTGGGCGCTgggcgcgcagctcgctgtGCTGCAACAGGGCGTGTTGTGCAAGTAA
- a CDS encoding uncharacterized protein (EggNog:ENOG503P8GI; COG:S), whose product MSAPGVPPSRFVSQDELNEEEDRREKELKEVYEWIGQEMPERAPYEDKYDPRPLYERLKEQQDKKQDEMDDMFRLANQYRGLDESESMFLADVQREKKRREDEKKREDNTALEEFRKAAESKAAPSPSTERTVPMPTIPKSKPRSAAKRKRDGASALGIVRKPAKDTEKPSNDKDVPTKSVQDAPMSSSEKSTSADSDASAKRPKSKE is encoded by the exons ATGAGTGCGCCGGGCGTACCCCCGTCGCGGTTCGTGAGCCAGGATGAGCTGAATGAGGAGGAGGATCGCCGTGAGAAGGAGCTGAAGGAGGTGTATGAATG GATTGGACAAGAAAtgccggagcgcgcgccgtaTGAAGACAAGTACGACCCACGGCCTTTGTACGAG CGGTTGAAAGAGCAGCAAGACAAGAAGCAGGATGAGATGGATGATATGTTCCGTCTAGCGAATCAGTACCGCGGTCTGGACGAGTCCGAGTCCATGTTCCTCGCGGATGTGCAGCGCGAGAAGAAACGCCGTGAGGACGAGAAGAAACGCGAGGATAACACGGCCCTAGAGGAGTTCCGGAAAGCGGCAGAGAGCAAGGCTGCACCGTCACCGAGCACGGAACGCACCGTCCCCATGCCGACGATTCCCAAAAGCAAGCCGCGCTCAGCTGCGAAACGCAAACGCGACGGAGCTTCGGCGTTGGGTATCGTACGCAAGCCGGCCAAGGACACAGAAAAGCCTTCGAACGATAAGGATGTACCTACGAAGAGCGTACAAGATGCCCCTATGTCGTCCAGTGAGAAGAGCACAAGCGCAGATTCGGACGCATCAGCCAAGCGCCCAAAAAGCAAAGAATAG
- a CDS encoding uncharacterized protein (TransMembrane:5 (o20-43i55-72o92-108i120-140o160-180i); COG:S; EggNog:ENOG503P3ZU), translating into MDAFNSLPPVTRTLLLSEAAITVPCLLAMLEPWRVALIWPLVFKKYEVYRIVTSYFYGGSGLPLVINTLVLFRTSFDLENRGLIGDTADYSWALLLMCSMILAFNLPLQSAIHFRPMLSAISYVWAVQIPNAKVSLFGLVRLQAKFLPYVNLLIDLILGGPMYALVSATGLAAGYIWFYITGVRRPPPTSRDGRAHLDRFLTKYIAPLFETPRRVRRLITGDGAVRQRSYGTAYSPSVPPASSSKGYWWPFGPRGQTAGGHSTGLRPRAPAQPDRDAIRAATEARLRKNSSS; encoded by the exons ATGGATGCGTT CAATTCGCTTCCCCCTGTGACACGCACACTGCTGCTGAGCGAAGCGGCTATCACCGTGCCATGCCTCTTGGCCATGCTGGAGCCCTGGCGTGTGGCGCTGATCTGGCCACTCGTGTTCAAAAAGTATGAAGTGTACCGCATTGTGACGAGCTATTTCTACGGCGGTAGCGGCTTGCCGTTGGTCATCAATACCCTGGTCCTTTT CCGAACCTCGTTCGATCTTGAGAATCGGGGCCTGATTGGCGATACTGCCGACTATTCGTGGGCGCTGCTCTTGATGTGCAGCATGATTCTG gcctTCAACCTCCCTCTGCAGAGCGCGATTCACTTCCGCCCTATGCTCTCTGCAATTTCG TACGTCTGGGCCGTGCAAATTCCCAATGCCAAGGTGTCGCTGTTCGGCTTGGTGCGGTTGCAGGCCAAGTTCCTGCCGTATGTGAACCTGCTCATCGACCTGATTCTGGGCGGTCCCATGTACGCGCTTGTGTCTGCGACGGGCCTCGCTGCGGGTTATATTTGGTTCTACATTACCGGCGTCCGGCGGCCTCCGCCCACGAgccgcgacggccgtgcgcacctcgaccggTTCCTGACGAAGTACATTGCGCCGCTCTTTGAGACGCCTCGTCGTGTGCGCCGTTTGATTACCGGTGATggtgccgtgcgccagcgctCGTACGGTACGGCCTACTCCCCTAGCGTACCccccgcgtcgagctccaaAGGGTACTGGTGGCCCTTTGGCCCCCGCGGCCAAACGGCTGGCGGCCACAGCACGGGCCTGCGTCcccgcgcgcctgcgcagcctGACCGCGACGCGATCCGTGCGGCGACCGAAGCGCGTTTGCGGAAGAATAGTTCTAGCTAG
- the COF1 gene encoding cofilin (COG:Z; EggNog:ENOG503P2XC) — MSSGVKVNQECLEQFQALKLGKKVKYIIYTLSPDNTEIVVSKTSESANHDDFLAELPAAECRYAIYDFEYQKGDEGKRNKICFITWSPDDSKVKQKMLYASSKEALRKALVGIAAEIQGTDLSEVSYDTILEKVTRGTF, encoded by the exons ATG TCTTCCGGTGTGAAAGTGAACCAGGAGTGCCTTGAGCAGTTCCAGGCCCTGAAGCTGGGCAAGAAGGTCAAGTACATCATCTACACGCTGTCCCCCGACAACACGGAGATTGTCGTGTCCAAGACCAGCGAGTCGGCCAACCACGATGACTTTCTTGCTGAGCTCCCCGCGGCCGAGTGCCGCTACGCGATCTACGACTTCGAGTACCAGAagggcgacgagggcaAGCGGAACAAGATCTGCTTTATCACCTG GTCTCCCGATGACTCTAAGGTGAAGCAAAAGATGCTTTACGCCTCGTCCAAGGAGGCTCTGCGCAAGGCCCTTGTTGGTATTGCGGCCGAGATCCAGGGCACCGACCTCAGCGAGGTTTCGTACGACACGA TCCTCGAGAAGGTGACGCGCGGCACCTTCTAA
- a CDS encoding uncharacterized protein (EggNog:ENOG503P6XG; COG:S; TransMembrane:1 (o23-41i)) has protein sequence MVGPTAQAAKNAFNWKKVIPVEVYPIIAITGFAVGGAAWYITRLARAPEVIWDKKNNPTPWNNIEPGTGYKMLNINGQFDKHYKRDRL, from the exons ATGGTTGGTCCTACCGCTCAGGCTGCTAAGAACGCCTTCAACTGGAAGAAGGT TATCCCTGTCGAGGTGTACCCTATCATTGCCATTACCGGCTTCGCTGTTGGCGGTGCTGCTTGGTACATTACCCGCcttgctcgcgctcctgaGGTGATTTGGGACAAGAAG AACAACCCGACTCCCTGGAACAACATTGAGCCCGGTACCGGCTACAAGATGCTCAACATCAAC GGTCAATTCGACAAGCACTACAAGCGCGACCGTCTCTAA
- a CDS encoding uncharacterized protein (COG:H; EggNog:ENOG503NX6W), which yields MTPEDLHVTVYERDSRIGGRIMAVHPLNDSHFPPIDVGASIFANVNHNIRHAARKFGLKPAPRDAKLQSPMGLWDGSHFVIDDFDGSRWSQLKLYWRYGKSPTKALTLVNKAISAFQRIYSPRFLHDPKRKNSYPWRSVTGIAEDLQLKEFTTESAKDYFESHKVTPLCADELVNAATRGNYAQNVDRIHAFAGMVSMAANGASGIKGGNAQVFQSLLQESNATLRLGESGDVTGIMKVRSKTLPHAPSATRWRIGTRDGHGDLYDVVLIATPWHDSRITLLNTDKSVPSYRYQSLHVTLVVTDAPQPNPTYFGYDASFDRVPRTIVTAPPQKVGGKPEFLTLSYLETLNKPQYKKQWDKLYVVKLFSYGPLPAKTLDKIFGNGEVVWTYGKEWSAFPVLSPTDKLANFEVDTDLYNLNAMERWISTMETSTLAAKNVAGLVLQKWLGSHFVHGAHCRWGARTPDVAEAWDTWGCMSS from the exons ATGACTCCGGAAGACTTGCACGTTACCGTCTATGAGCGCGACAGCCgcatcggcggccgcaTCATGGCCGTCCATCCCTTGAACGACTCGCACTTTCCGCCGATCGACGTGGGAGCGAGTATCTTTGCTAATGTCAACCACAACATTagacacgcagcgcgcaaGTTTGGCCTGaagcctgcgccgcgcgatgcCAAACTGCAGTCTCCTATGGGCCTCTGGGACGGCTCTCACTTTGTTATTGACGACTTTGACGGCTCTCGCTGGAGCCAGCTAAAGCTATACTGGCGCTACGGAAAGAGCCCAACCAAGGCACTGACATT GGTCAACAAGGCCATTAGCGCATTCCAACGCATCTACTCTCCCCGTTTCTTGCATGACCCAAAGCGCAAGAATTCGTACccctggcgcagcgtcacAGGCATCGCCGAGGATCTCCAGCTCAAGGAATTCACGACAGAGTCGGCCAAGGACTACTTTGAGAGCCACAAAGTCACGCCACTGTGTGCCGACGAACTCGTGAACGCAGCTACGCGTGGCAACTACGCTCAGAATGTCGACCGCATCCACGCGTTTGCAGGTATGGTCTCGATGGCAGCGAATGGGGCGTCTGGTATCAAGGGCGGCAATGCGCAAGTGTTCCAGAGCCTGCTACAGGAAAGTAACGCAACGCTCCGCCTGGGCGAGAGCGGAGACGTGACGGGCATCATGAAAGTGCGGTCCAAGACgctgccgcacgcgccgtcTGCAACACGCTGGCGTATTGGGACGCGCGACGGACATGGTGACTTGTACGATGTCGTGCTTATTGCGACGCCGTGGCATGATTCTCGTATCACTTTACTCAATACCGACAAGTCGGTTCCGAGCTACCGGTATCAGTCACTGCACGTCACACTGGTCGTCACCGATGCACCTCAGCCTAATCCTACGTACTTTGGATACGACGCCTCTTTTGATCGTGTGCCACGCACGATTGTCACTGCGCCACCGCAGAAAGTTGGCGGCAAGCCAGAGTTCCTGACCTTGTCCTATCTGGAGACACTCAATAAGCCGCAATATAAGAAGCAGTGGGACAAGCTGTACGTCGTCAAGCTCTTTTCCTATGGCCCCCTTCCTGccaagacgctcgacaaGATCTTTGGAAATGGAGAGGTCGTGTGGACGTACGGGAAGGAATGGTCAGCATTCCCTGTGCTGTCCCCTACGGACAAGCTCGCCAACTTTGAGGTGGACACGGATCTGTACAATCTGAATGCCATGGAGCGCTGGATCTCTACCATGGAAACCAGTACGCTCGCGGCCAAAAACGTTGCTGGGCTCGTCCTCCAAAAGTGGCTTGGCAGCCACTTtgtgcacggcgcgcactGCCGCTGGGGAGCTCGGACGCCGGACGTGGCCGAAGCGTGGGATACCTGGGGCTGTATGAGCAGCTAG
- a CDS encoding 5'-(N(7)-methyl 5'-triphosphoguanosine)-[mRNA] diphosphatase (EggNog:ENOG503NX8D; COG:S): protein MSNALLSSFRLERVINEDPRAKSVNLLGTCIGEKDERVNAVLLMERAFFTPAFVESLREGPQATFSRLETIGQNDVYTWVLGWQQDSEQSGAHSKMTLICPAGDEVIAKYSAQERRMILETAEIYKQVTKPWIDSIPKSKTTWVHNILDGVSERESVLYRDDDPKTGFVIVPDLKWDRRTLGSLYLVAIVKDASLTNMRDLTKDHVPLLKKIQAAGTKIATEKYGLPPPSADGVSSSLRCFLHYMPTYFHLHVHMLSVNYISHPGAIVGQAQLLDDVVGLLELGVDFKERTLGYALTDGHKLMGELQKAGLAAATLAATTQAGWITFTNENKQAEGLPCVGAIYGNDNFLVSTFDCGATDWNSSFCGIHCFPFSATTCIGKVPLDVNNGTGNGLWYAPHSVQTACQFLGPVESPQHDYPQAGVNVTSCGYVDWPESRTWGPTRALPPYDVKTSGCWNVTQKPDPKYPKKNGIHYFDGAAPTNQSFCDQMVAQTCDGGNDPICKYNPSNDLRIDCKKTEMPKTSKE from the exons ATGAGCAACGCGCTGCTGTCGAGTTTCCGCTTGGAACGCGTGATCAATGAGG ATCCGCGCGCCAAGTCGGTGAACCTTCTCGGAACATGCATTGGAGAGAAGGACGAGCGCGTGAACGCCGTTCTGCTGATGGAGCGTGCCTTCTTCACGCCGGCGTTTGTGGAatcgctgcgcgagggtCCACAGGCCACTTTTTCGCGCCTGGAAACTATTGGCCAGAACGATGTGTATACCTGGGTGCTTGGATGGCAACAGGATAGCGAACAGAGCGGCGCACACTCGAAAATGACCCTCATTTGCccggcgggcgacgaggtcaTTGCCAAGTACAGCGCACAGGAACGCCGCATGATCCTCGAGACGGCCGAAATCTACAAACAGGTGACCAAGCCATGGATCGATTCGATCCCTAAGTCCAAAACGACGTGGGTGCACAATATCCTCGATGGCGTCTCGGAGCGTGAGTCCGTCTTGTACCGTGATGACGATCCCAAGACCGGCTTTGTGATCGTCCCGGACCTTAAGTGGGACCGTcgcacgctcggctcgctctATCTCGTGGCAATTGTTAAGGATGCAAGCCTCACCAACATGCGTGATCTGACCAAGGACCACGTACCGCTCCTGAAAAAGATCCAAGCCGCAGGCACCAAGATTGCTACGGAGAAGTATGGGCTTCCGCCGCCTAGCGCGGACGGCGTGTCGTCATCGCTGCGCTGCTTCCTGCACTACATGCCCACCTACTT CCACCTCCATGTGCACATGCTCTCGGTGAACTACATTTCCCACCCTGGCGCCATTGTCGGCCAAGCACAGCTTCTCGACGACGTCGTGGGCTTGCTGGAACTAGGCGTCGATTTCAAGGAGCGTACGCTTGGTTATGCTCTGACCGACGGACACAAGCTCATGGGCGAGCTCCAAAAGGCAGGACTCG CTGCCGCTACGCTCGCCGCTACTACGCAGGCCGGCTGGATTACGTTCACCAACGAGAACAAGCAGGCCGAGGGCCTCCCTTGTGTCGGTGCTATCTATGGTAACGACAACTTCCTCGTGAGCACGTTCGACTGCGGTGCCACCGACTGGAACTCGTCGTTCTGTGGCATCCACTGCTTCCCCTTCTCGGCAACTACCTGCATCGGCAAGGTTCCGCTGGACGTGAACAACGGCACTGGCAACGGTTTGTGGTACGCTCCGCACAGTGTGCAGACTGCTTGCCAGTTCCTCGGCCCTGTTGAGTCGCCGCAGCACGACTACCCTCAGGCTGGCGTCAATGTGACGTCGTGCGGCTACGTCGACTGGCCCGAGAGCCGTACGTGGGGCCCGACGCGTGCTCTGCCTCCGTACGACGTGAAGACGAGCGGATGCTGGAACGTGACGCAGAAGCCAGACCCCAAGTACCCCAAGAAGAACGGTATTCATTACTTTgatggcgccgcgccgaccaaCCAGTCGTTTTGCGACCAGATGGTGGCCCAGACGTGCGATGGCGGCAACGACCCTATTTGCAAGTACAACCCCAGCAACGACTTGCGCATCGACTGCAAGAAAACAGAGATGCCCAAGACGTCGAAGGAGTAA
- the RHO1 gene encoding GTP-binding protein Rho1 (EggNog:ENOG503NV4I; BUSCO:EOG09264YNR; COG:U) encodes MTELRRKLVIVGDGACGKTCLLIVFSKGTFPEVYVPTVFENYVADVEVDGRHVELALWDTAGQEDYDRLRPLSYPDSHVILICFAVDSPDSLDNVQEKWISEVLHFCQNLPIILVGCKKDLRRDPKIIEELRKTSQRPVTPDEGMAVASKIGAVRYLECSAKTGEGVREVFEHATRAALIQKPRGGRGKSKCLVL; translated from the exons ATGACTGAGCTTCGCAGAAAGTTGGTGATCGTCGGTGATGGTGCCTGCGGTAAAACGTGTCTGTTGATCGTGTTCAGCAAG GGTACTTTCCCCGAG GTCTATGTCCCGACTGTTTTCGAGAACTACGTTGCTGATGTCGAGGTGGACGGCCGccacgtcgagcttgcgcttTGGGATACCGCCGGTCAGGAGGACTACGACCGGTTGCGCCCTCTGTCCTACCCCGACTCGCATGTCATCCTCATTTGCTTTGCTGTCGACTCGCCCGACAGTCTGGACAACGTCCAGGAAAAGTGGATCTCGGAAGTGCTTCACTTCTGCCAGAACCTCCCCATCATCCTTGTCGGCTGCAAGAAGGATCTCCGTCGCGACCCCAAGATCATtgaggagctgcgcaagacCAGCCAGCGCCCTGTGACCCCTGATGAGGGTATGGCCGTTGCCTCCAAGATCGGTGCCGTTCGCTACCTGGAGTGCAGTGCCAAGACCGGCGAGGGTGTCCGGGAAGTGTTTGAGCACGCGACTCGTGCTGCCCTTATACAGAAGCCTCGCGGTGGCCGGGGCAAGTCCAAGTGCTTGGTCCTCTAA
- the ERG24 gene encoding Delta(14)-sterol reductase (EggNog:ENOG503NUSE; COG:I; COG:T; TransMembrane:8 (i21-45o84-101i122-141o153-173i235-257o277-295i307-326o377-400i)), protein MAFTTETKKTSKEVLAPRSTELEFCGFPGALFVTVVVPIVTYFLAFGCSEELGCSLSLPVSNPDIFFAYARREFVASFTDTTAWALYFAWYAYCVIAWFVLPSKWVKGLPLRTGQVLEYKTNAFATGVVTLGGLAMYIGIYGPSSFTILYDHWPGLVTAALVNSFVQAVYVYVGSFCGPKLLALGGNSGNVLYDWFIGRELNPRIGLFDIKTFNELRPGLILWVMMDVSCICHQYTAYGSVTDSMVLVVVFHLWYVLDSLLHESTIFSQMDITTDGFGFMLSVGDLVWVPFTYSLQAKYLAFQPVHLGPVGIALILALQFFGFYIFRTANVEKNDFRLGRNPKNLQYMNTARGTKLIVSGWWGRSRHPNYLGDWLMAWAWCLPCGFSSPIPFFYVVYFAVLLVHRQLRDDDACKKKYGAEYCKRVPYRIIPYVY, encoded by the exons ATGGCATTTACCACAGAGACGAAAAAGACGTCGAAAGAGGTGCtggcgcctcgctcgacggAGCTCGAGTTCTGTGGGTTTCCCGGAGCCTTATTTGTAACGGTCGTGGTTCCCATTGTGACGTATTTCCTGGCGTTTGGGTGCAGCGAGGAACTGGGCTGCTCGCTCTCGCTACCGGTGAGCAACCCCGACATTTTTTTCGCGTATGCGCGTCGTGAGTTTGTCGCTAGCTTCACCGATACGACTGCGTGGGCCCTGTACTTTGCATGGTACGCTTACTGTGTCATTGCCTGGTTCGTGCTTCCGAGCAAGTGGGTGAAGGGTCTTCCGCTGCGAACCGGCCAGGTGCTCGAGTACAAGACCAATG CGTTTGCGACCGGTGTCGTGACGCTGGGAGGATTGGCGATGTACATTGGCATTTACGGCCCGTCGAGCTTCACGATTCTCTACGACCACTGGCCAGGCCTCGTGACCGCCGCCCTTGTGAATTCGTTTGTGCAGGCGGTATACGTGTACGTGGGCTCGTTCTGTGGCCCcaagctccttgcgctcggtgGAAACAGTGGCAATGTGCTGTACGAC TGGTTCatcggccgcgagctgaACCCCCGCATTGGCCTGTTTGACATCAAGACCTTTAACGAGCTGCGCCCCGGCCTGATTCTGTGGGTGATGATGGATGTTAGCTGCATCTGCCACCAGTACACTGCGTATGGCTCTGTGACGGACAGCAtggtgctcgtcgtcgtcttccATCTGTGGTACGTCCTCGActcgctgctgcacgagtCGACCATCTTTTCGCAGATGGACATCACCACGGACGGTTTTGGATTCATGCTGAGTGTCGGTGACTTGGTTTGGGTACCCTTCACCTACAGTCTGCAGGCCAAGTACCTTGCCTTCCAGCCTGTCCACCTCGGCCCGGTTGGCATTGCGCTGATTCTCGCCCTGCAGTTCTTTGGCTTCTACATCTTCCGCACCGCTAATGTCGAGAAGAACGATTTCCGCCTGGGACGCAACCCCAAGAACCTGCAGTACATGAACACTGCGCGTGGTACCAAGCTGATCGTGTCGGGCTGGTGGGGTCGTAGCCGTCACCCCAACTACCTGGGCGACTGGCTGATGGCCTGGGCATGGTGCCTGCCCTGCGGGTTCTCCTCGCCGATCCCCTTTTTCTACGTCGTGTACTTTGCTGTGCTGCTTGTGCACcgccagctgcgcgacgatgACGCCTGCAAGAAGAAGTACGGAGCCGAGTAC TGCAAGCGCGTGCCCTACCGCATCATTCCGTATGTGTATTAG
- a CDS encoding uncharacterized protein (COG:S; EggNog:ENOG503NXU0; SECRETED:SignalP(1-18)) codes for MARLAALLPFVYFAVASAQSTSVSWNNVTGTSSTTFPTDVGFLGPVAYAPHPPFLAQDDKLNSTQPFGNYGIEMRWLPKDADKSNATSADIFRNLGTTSPYHPADDLFPETHGYEVLPEQCTVKQVHILHRHGARNPTSSTHEGAPLFGATLWNATKAGKFNASGELEFLNHWNYTLGAETLVHQGAQELFDSGVKFYYQYGKLLENLTEHKPVLRTTSQSRMLDTARYWALGFFGWNAAEKVNLEVLTEWTGQNITLAPYDGCNNTNVDSYYLGDIASSQWQKVYLKNAIERLQKLVKGIKLDETLVYGMMSICAYESVAMGYSKFCPLFTKEEFENYEYDIDLQFQGDYGFMNPTGKAQGIGYVTEFLSRLNNTKFTGPVTDQNSTLDKSTTYFPVDQPLYADFTHDDVIHSVLTSLNFTQIADFLPTTKPDPKRRYRSSRVTPFAARLVFEVLECKENNASTKYIRSKINEAVIPMDQDQGCEKRPDGLCKFDDFLQHQQKNAYKDAKYDLVCFGKNGTDFTVTGPVRNGTI; via the coding sequence ATGGCCAGGCTCGCTGCTCTCCTTCCTTTTGTGTACTTCGCTGTGGCTAGCGCCCAGTCGACCTCGGTGAGCTGGAACAACGTGACTGGTACTTCCAGCACCACCTTCCCTACCGATGTCGGTTTCCTCGGCCCGGTCGCTTACGCCCCTCACCCTCCGTTCCTTGCCCAGGACGACAAGCTGAACTCGACCCAGCCCTTCGGCAACTACGGTATTGAGATGCGCTGGCTCCCAAAGGATGCGGACAAGAGCAACGCGACCTCGGCGGACATCTTCCGCAACCTCGGTACCACCTCGCCGTACCACCCCGCCGATGACCTCTTCCCCGAAACGCACGGCTACGAGGTCCTCCCTGAGCAATGCACCGTCAAGCAGGTGCACATCCTCCACCGTCACGGTGCCCGTAACCCCACTAGCAGCACGCACGAGGGCGCTCCTCTCTTCGGTGCTACCCTCTGGAACGCTACCAAGGCTGGCAAGTTCAACGCTTCGGGTGAGCTCGAGTTCCTGAACCACTGGAACTACACCCTCGGTGCCGAGACCCTCGTGCACCAGGGTGCCCAGGAGCTCTTTGACTCGGGTGTGAAGTTCTACTACCAGTACGgcaagctcctcgagaaCCTTACCGAGCACAAGCCGGTCCTCCGCACCACCTCGCAGAGCCGTATGCTCGACACGGCTCGCTACTGGGCTCTTGGTTTCTTCGGCTGGAATGCTGCGGAGAAGGTGAacctcgaggtgctcacCGAGTGGACCGGCCAGAACATCACTCTTGCCCCCTACGATGGCTGCAACAACACTAACGTGGACTCGTACTACCTTGGTGACATCGCCAGCAGCCAGTGGCAGAAAGTCTACCTGAAGAACGCGATTGAGCGTCTTCAGAAGCTTGTTAAAGGCATCAAGCTGGACGAGACCCTCGTTTACGGTATGATGAGCATCTGCGCGTACGAGAGCGTCGCTATGGGCTACTCGAAGTTCTGCCCTCTCTTCACCAAGGAGGAGTTTGAGAACTACGAGTACGACATTGACCTGCAGTTCCAGGGTGACTACGGCTTCATGAACCCCACCGGTAAGGCTCAGGGTATCGGCTACGTTACCGAGTTCCTCAGCCGCCTGAACAACACCAAGTTCACTGGCCCTGTCACGGACCAGAactcgacgctcgacaagaGCACTACCTACTTCCCTGTCGACCAGCCCCTGTACGCCGACTTCACGCACGACGATGTGATCCACTCTGTTCTCACCTCGCTCAACTTCACGCAGATTGCCGACTTCCTTCCTACTACCAAGCCGGACCCCAAGCGCCGCTaccgctcgagccgcgtCACGCCCTTCGCCGCCCGTCTTGTGTTTGAGGTTCTGGAGTGCAAGGAGAACAACGCTTCTACCAAGTACATCCGCTCCAAGATCAACGAGGCGGTCATCCCCATGGACCAGGACCAGGGTTGCGAGAAGCGTCCTGACGGTCTCTGCAAGTTTGACGACTTCCTGCAGCACCAGCAGAAGAACGCCTACAAGGACGCCAAGTACGACCTTGTTTGCTTCGGCAAGAACGGAACCGACTTCACCGTGACCGGCCCTGTCCGTAACGGCACTATCTAA